One Nerophis ophidion isolate RoL-2023_Sa linkage group LG06, RoL_Noph_v1.0, whole genome shotgun sequence genomic region harbors:
- the LOC133553897 gene encoding cartilage intermediate layer protein 1-like, with protein sequence MLDCPSDFCHGCRTRWFDLDDPTREGDYETLLQLLRVYPQEVCSQPIAVEAMTVSGVPAYLTGDVFHMYDASVGFACVNDGQPSGKRCHDYKVRFTCLPAFCSA encoded by the exons ATGCTGGACTGTCCCTCGGACTTCTGCCACG GTTGCCGGACACGCTGGTTCGACCTGGACGATCCCACCAGGGAGGGCGACTACGAGACCCTCCTGCAGCTGCTCAGAGTTTACCCCCAGGAGGTCTGCTCTCAGCCTATAGCCGTGGAGGCCATGACGGTGTCGGGCGTCCCCGCATACCTCACTGGGGACGTCTTCCACAT GTACGATGCCAGCGTGGGTTTTGCGTGTGTGAACGACGGCCAGCCGAGTGGCAAACGTTGCCATGACTACAAGGTGAGATTCACCTGCCTGCCTGCCTTCTGCTCTGCATGA